A segment of the Pedobacter faecalis genome:
TCTCGATCTTTCTGCCGGACTTGCTGAACTCAAAAAGGTGTCTTCTATTTACATTGTCAGTGTAAAAAATGAATGCAAAGAATTGCTTTGGGTTATTGACAAGCAGCGCACAGAAGGCCTCCACATCCATAGTATCATGCTCAACAACCCTCATAAGCACTTTAGCTTTGCATGGGGCGAGGACCGCATAGAGGCTGCTCTCCTGGAAGCGGAGATTGCCACAGGGGAATATCTCTACGAACCGGATGCCGCAGTACTGAAAAGCGGCGCCTTTAATCTGATTGGCGACCGTTATGGTATTGTTAAGCTTCACCAGCAGTCTCAGTTATTTTGGAGCCGCACAGCAAATACAGATTTCCCCGGAAGAATCTTTAAAGTCGAGCGTGTACTGAAGGCGACTGAGTTAAAAAAAGAAAAAGATTTATCAGGAAATGTTATTACGAGAAATTACCCGGAACGGGCAGATAATCTTTTAAAGAAGCATAGGATCAAGCCTGATGATAAGCGCTTTCTGATCTTTACAAAGACCGCTACCACAGGATACACTGTGTTCGACACCACCATCCTGCAGCACTATTAATAAACCAGGTCGGCATCCACCGACCTGAGTTTATCTATTAACTACCTAAATTGTTTTCTTACTTTTTTGCTTCGAAAGCGTCAACTCCGCTTTTTAAATAAGCAGCATATTCAGCAACGTCAAATATTGCGCCCTGAGGCTTAACAAGCGTGTTAAGGTCATGGTCTACCAGCACGTAATAAGGCTGGGCGTTAGATCCGTACTTCGTTGCTTGAAAATCCAGGTTCCAATAACCTAAATCGTCTGTTTTACGTTTAAGGATATCTGAAAAATGAACCTTTTCCGCAGGCATCTTAACCGTGCGCTCATCTACATAAAGCTGGATTAATACGTACTTGTCGTTGATCAAATTTTTCACTTCAGGTTTAATCCAGACATTGTCTTCCATTTTACGGCAGTTTACGCAAGCATGCCCCGTAAAATCCAGGAGTATTGGTTTGTTCACCTGCTTTGCATATTCCAGTCCCTCTTCCAGCTCAAAGAAAGGATGGAATCCAACCGGAGCATGTAATACATCACTATATTTCACCGAAGCTGGAAAGCCCTCTGCCGAACGACTGCCGGCAGTACCACCGCCATTACTCAAAATGAAATCCTGCGTATTCATCGGAGGTGCGAGGCCGCTTAGTACACTTACAGGTGCACCCCACAATCCGGGAACCATATACATTGCAAAAGAGAACGATAGAATGGCCAGGAACAAACGCGGCACCGAAACATAGGGCAGATCGCTGTCGTGTGCGAATTTGAGCTTACCTAACAGATAAATGCCCATCAACACGAAGATAACAATCCATAAAACGAAGAATACTTCACGATCAAACCATTCCCAATGCCAAACGAGGTCTGCCGCCGATAAAAATTTCAGGGCCAGCGCCAGTTCAAGGAAGCCTAAACAAACTTTGACACTGTTAAGCCAGCCACCTGATTTCGGCATGCTGCTCAAGAAGCCCGGGAAAATGGCCGATAATGTAAACGGAAGCGATAATGCCAGCGCAAAGCCGAACATACCAATGGCCGGGGCCAGCAGCTCTCCTTTAGAACTTGCGTCTACCAGTAAAGTACCGATAATTGGTCCAGTACATGAAAACGAAACTAAGGCAAGCGAAGCGGCCATAAAAAAGATACCGCCTAAGCCTTTGCTGTTGTCCGCCTTCTGGTCTATTTTATTTACAAACGAGCTTGGAAGTGTGATCTCAAACGCCCCGAAGAACGAGATTGCGAATACCACCAGCAGAACAAAGAAAAAGAAATTGAACAACCCGCTGCTGCTCAACGCATTCAATCCTGCCGAGCCGAACAGCACAGTGATCAGCAACCCGAAAGCTACATAAATTACAATGATCGAAAGTCCATATATTAAAGCCAGGCCGGTTCCTTTCCCTTTACTGCCCGCTTTTTTGGTAAAGTAACTGATGGTTAATGGTACCATCGGGAAAATGCATGGCATTAAAAATGCTAAGAACCCGCCCACAAGGCCGGCTATAAATGTTTCCCAAAGATTTTTCTTTTGTTCAGCCTTTTCAACTGTAGCACCAGCCTTCGCGGCTTCTGCTTTAACCACAGACGAATCGGTACTTGTATTGTCAGATGCAACCACGGCAGCAGAATCGCTAACAGAGCTCGTGTCGGCCACGATCTCCGTAAACTCAATATCATCAAACGTGGTATCCTGATCCTGCGCAAATACAACAGTTGTACCGGCGAAAAAAATACCTATAGTTAGCACAAGCACCATGATGCCTGTGCTAAAATTCTTAAGAAACATTATCGATTACTTTACAGGAATTGAAAACTCTACAGTTTCTGGCGGAAGGCAGCTCTGGTCGTCGCATACCATGTATTCCAAAGATCCTTTCACAACAGGGTTAGCACCTGTGAGCTTAACTTTCTGCTGAAACACAACCGACTTCTCGAAATAGCTCACATTCATATCAAAGGTCTTCTCGAACTTTGTGATCGGCTTTGGTTCAGTCACCGGACCTACTGGCTTGAAAGATTTCGAAGGGGCTAAGGTGAAACTGGTCTTCACAGGACCCCCATCAGCCATATTTTGTGAATAAATATGCCAGCCATCCTCAATAGTAGCTTTAATTAAAACTACCGCATCAGTTTTAGAAGTTTTCTTTGCAGCATAACTCCACTTTACAGGTTTTTGGATCTGACTACTCGCTGAAATGCTGAAAAGTAATCCAACGGCTAACAAAAATAGATTTTTCATGTTTTTATGTGTTAGTTGATTTGTTTAAGTTTATTCTCTCTATAATCTACAAATGGTACTATACCCGGTGAAAACAGTATCCGTCGAGATGTAATTGTCTTTTACTGGTTCCTCTTTCACTAAATCGGTGCTAAGATACTTTTTATTACTATCACTCAATAACGTTACTATAACAGATTCGACTCCCATTTCCTCTTTTAGTTTAATTGCACCGATCACATTTGCGCCCGACGAGATACCTACAGCCAGCCCCAGCTCTTTCGCCAGCTTCTGCGCCATGATAATAGCATCTCCGTCGTTAGCCTGGATAACCTCATCCAGGTCATCCAATTTAACGATAGCAGGAATAAACTCATCAGAGATTCCCTGTATCCTGTGACTGCCTACCTTATAACCGGTAGTAAGCGTCGGACTTTCAGCCGGTTCAAGGGGATGTATCTTAATCTTCGGATTGCGTGCCTTCAATCCCTTGCCCACGCCCATTACTGTTCCTCCCGTTCCTACTCCGGCCACGAACGCATCAGGTGTCATCCCATTCATTTTAAGCTGCTCCCAGATCTCCCTTCCTGTCGTTTTCTCATGAGCCTCTTCGTTGTAGCGATTTTCAAACTGTCTGGGCAAAAACACACCACCCTTAGCAGCCATTTCCTCACACATCCGTATGCTGCCCAGAAACCCACCTTCTTCCCTGCTTACAAGAATAACTTCGGCACCCATACTTTTTATAATATCGATACGCTCTTTGCTCAACCAGTTGGGCATAATGATTTTAACAGAATGGCCTAAGGCCTTTCCTATAGCGGCAAACGCAATACCTGTGTTTCCACTGGTAGCCTCTATAATCGTATCACCTGGATTAATTACTCCGCTTTTATAAGCTTCAGACATAATATTGAGCGCCATTCTATCTTTAACGCTTCCGGTGAGATTATAGTGTTCACACTTGACATATATTTTTCCGGGATTTCCCTTGTAGGTATACTGCAATTCCAGCATCGGCGTATTTCCCACCAGGTGCCACAAGTGCGCAAATTTCTTCTCCAGATCTGTGCTGAAAGCTTCAGCAACTTTGGTTTCCACTAACATAGTCTGCCTTTAAATATCAATAACAAAATTCAGCACAGTTAGACGTATTATCAATACATAGCGGTAAAAACAAGAAATTATTCGGAAAACTTAAATATTATTGTGTGTTTTTCTATTTTAGCATGCTGATAGCACCAAATGATGACTTTTTTCCATTAAGCAGATGAGTACGCAAACAGATTTAGATCATACAGACCTTCAAATTCTCAAGTTCCTGCAGAGGGACGCTACCTTAACAAACAAGGAACTTGCTTTCAAACTGAACAAGTCCATTGCTACCATCCATGAACGGGTGCGCAGGCTTAAGGAACAGGGATATATTAAGCGGATCGTCGCGATTCTCGACAGGAAGAAGGTCAACCGGAGCCTGATCGCTTTCTCCCACGTATTTTTGAAAGAACACACGGCAGAAACGCTGGGCGAATTCGAAACTGAAGTCGCGAAGTTCAGCGAAGTCATGGAATGCTTTCAGATGACTGGTGCATACGACTTTATCCTGCGCATTGCAACAAGCGATATGGATGCTTATCACCTGTTTCTGCGCAATAAACTTGCTACCCTCCCAAACGTAAGCACAGTACAAAGCTTTTTCGTCTTATCAGAAACCAAAAGTGATACTGCCTATCCACTCTAGACAGAATCCTAAAATACTAAGGCTGGCCCTTATCGGCCAGCCTTCTACAACAGGTAAGCATCAAGCTTAAATACCTCCGCCCAAAGCGCGATATAATTCCACCGAAGCATTCAATCTGGCGGTTTTAAGCGCGGTTAATTCCAGCTGACTTTGAAGGGCATTGCTTTGCGCGGTGATCACCTCAAGATATGTAGCCATGCCGTTCTGGAACAGCAGGCCAGCATTTTTAACTGCACGCGATAAAGTTTCCGCACGCTGTGCCGAGATATCATACTGGTCCTTCAGCTTTTCCAGCTTCACCAACTCGTCCGACACTTCGCCTACGGCGCTCAAAACCGACTGCCGGAACTGTATGACCACCTTTTCTCGATCAATTTTGGCAAGCTCAAATTGCGTTTTCAATTCCTTCCGCTGAAAAATGGGTTGGGTGATACTGCCACCCACAATACCGAACACCGAGGCCGGAACGTTAAACCAGTTGCTCGCCTTTAGAGAGTTAAGTCCGCCGCTGGCCGAAATACTCAGGGTAGGATACATATTTGCCTTACTGATGCCTACGCGTGCATTGGCGATGGCCAGCGAGAGTTCAGCAGTTTTGACGTCAGGCCTCCTGCTTACCATACTGGAGGGCAAACCAGCACTAAAGGCTGGCGGGATGCTGATCTGATCAAGATCAGACAGCCGTTCTACGGGGCCAGGCAAGCTACCGGTGAGCAACTTGATCGCGTTCTCCTGGATCACAATCTGTTGCTCCAGTTGAGGTACAAGTTGGGC
Coding sequences within it:
- a CDS encoding protein-disulfide reductase DsbD family protein codes for the protein MFLKNFSTGIMVLVLTIGIFFAGTTVVFAQDQDTTFDDIEFTEIVADTSSVSDSAAVVASDNTSTDSSVVKAEAAKAGATVEKAEQKKNLWETFIAGLVGGFLAFLMPCIFPMVPLTISYFTKKAGSKGKGTGLALIYGLSIIVIYVAFGLLITVLFGSAGLNALSSSGLFNFFFFVLLVVFAISFFGAFEITLPSSFVNKIDQKADNSKGLGGIFFMAASLALVSFSCTGPIIGTLLVDASSKGELLAPAIGMFGFALALSLPFTLSAIFPGFLSSMPKSGGWLNSVKVCLGFLELALALKFLSAADLVWHWEWFDREVFFVLWIVIFVLMGIYLLGKLKFAHDSDLPYVSVPRLFLAILSFSFAMYMVPGLWGAPVSVLSGLAPPMNTQDFILSNGGGTAGSRSAEGFPASVKYSDVLHAPVGFHPFFELEEGLEYAKQVNKPILLDFTGHACVNCRKMEDNVWIKPEVKNLINDKYVLIQLYVDERTVKMPAEKVHFSDILKRKTDDLGYWNLDFQATKYGSNAQPYYVLVDHDLNTLVKPQGAIFDVAEYAAYLKSGVDAFEAKK
- a CDS encoding protein-disulfide reductase DsbD N-terminal domain-containing protein produces the protein MKNLFLLAVGLLFSISASSQIQKPVKWSYAAKKTSKTDAVVLIKATIEDGWHIYSQNMADGGPVKTSFTLAPSKSFKPVGPVTEPKPITKFEKTFDMNVSYFEKSVVFQQKVKLTGANPVVKGSLEYMVCDDQSCLPPETVEFSIPVK
- a CDS encoding PLP-dependent cysteine synthase family protein — translated: MLVETKVAEAFSTDLEKKFAHLWHLVGNTPMLELQYTYKGNPGKIYVKCEHYNLTGSVKDRMALNIMSEAYKSGVINPGDTIIEATSGNTGIAFAAIGKALGHSVKIIMPNWLSKERIDIIKSMGAEVILVSREEGGFLGSIRMCEEMAAKGGVFLPRQFENRYNEEAHEKTTGREIWEQLKMNGMTPDAFVAGVGTGGTVMGVGKGLKARNPKIKIHPLEPAESPTLTTGYKVGSHRIQGISDEFIPAIVKLDDLDEVIQANDGDAIIMAQKLAKELGLAVGISSGANVIGAIKLKEEMGVESVIVTLLSDSNKKYLSTDLVKEEPVKDNYISTDTVFTGYSTICRL
- a CDS encoding Lrp/AsnC family transcriptional regulator, producing MSTQTDLDHTDLQILKFLQRDATLTNKELAFKLNKSIATIHERVRRLKEQGYIKRIVAILDRKKVNRSLIAFSHVFLKEHTAETLGEFETEVAKFSEVMECFQMTGAYDFILRIATSDMDAYHLFLRNKLATLPNVSTVQSFFVLSETKSDTAYPL
- a CDS encoding TolC family protein — translated: MKLPDYSYVFLLLLALSAGCSVSKDVALPRDAVPSTYRGAAQLGDTAGVGSLSVTDFITSAEIRRLIDTALVRNYDMQLALKNIEAADLLFRQARLGNLPSLGMQVSANSTRPSDNSLSGLSTGQFLGTRHIEDFNASLNLVWEADIWAKIKNQKQAALAGYLQSAEARKAVQTRLVANIAKGYYQLLMMDAQLEIARKNLSLNDSTLTIIKLQFEAGQVSSLAVQQAEAQRLVAAQLVPQLEQQIVIQENAIKLLTGSLPGPVERLSDLDQISIPPAFSAGLPSSMVSRRPDVKTAELSLAIANARVGISKANMYPTLSISASGGLNSLKASNWFNVPASVFGIVGGSITQPIFQRKELKTQFELAKIDREKVVIQFRQSVLSAVGEVSDELVKLEKLKDQYDISAQRAETLSRAVKNAGLLFQNGMATYLEVITAQSNALQSQLELTALKTARLNASVELYRALGGGI